One stretch of Pirellulales bacterium DNA includes these proteins:
- a CDS encoding DUF1559 domain-containing protein codes for MRKELGFSTSRGFTLVEVLVVIAIIGLLVALLLPAVQMAREASRRTQCLSNLHQVALGVMQYYDAYDGQFFLHHPFDADVLSNSGASESFAEIYWEDKIMPFVGGAPEANEELARAGIVTGSAAIYRCPSDLSEQRPYVDSSGVVDGIEQRTSYLMNSLLSHKTRRYGRWTWMRFLTEVGTSNFVSFSERDSSAFTPPADGDPRQDDYDIWLGTATIQPWISFQRHAQVANYLYLDGHAVTRSWDAAVTDMYPDKVVLTVDSSYP; via the coding sequence ATGCGCAAAGAATTGGGCTTTTCCACGTCGAGGGGTTTTACTCTGGTCGAAGTTCTGGTCGTGATCGCCATCATCGGGCTGTTGGTGGCCCTGCTTTTGCCCGCGGTGCAGATGGCGCGCGAGGCGTCGCGCCGCACGCAATGCCTGTCGAACCTGCACCAGGTGGCTTTAGGGGTCATGCAGTACTACGACGCATACGATGGTCAGTTCTTTCTGCACCATCCGTTCGACGCGGATGTCCTTTCCAACAGCGGGGCCTCGGAATCGTTCGCCGAGATTTATTGGGAAGACAAGATCATGCCGTTCGTTGGCGGCGCACCCGAGGCCAATGAGGAATTGGCTCGTGCCGGCATCGTGACCGGAAGTGCCGCGATTTACCGCTGCCCGAGTGATCTTTCCGAACAGCGTCCCTATGTCGACAGCAGTGGTGTCGTGGACGGGATCGAGCAGCGAACCAGCTACTTGATGAATTCCTTATTGAGTCACAAGACCCGCCGCTACGGCCGTTGGACTTGGATGCGATTTCTCACCGAGGTCGGTACATCGAATTTCGTTTCCTTCTCCGAGCGGGATAGCAGCGCGTTTACTCCGCCCGCCGACGGCGACCCGCGCCAGGACGATTACGATATTTGGCTTGGCACGGCGACGATCCAGCCCTGGATTTCGTTCCAGCGGCACGCCCAGGTCGCTAACTATCTTTACCTCGATGGGCATGCCGTGACGCGCAGTTGGGATGCGGCGGTAACGGACATGTATCCTGACAAGGTCGTGCTGACGGTCGACAGCAGCTATCCGTAG
- the pyrF gene encoding orotidine-5'-phosphate decarboxylase, whose protein sequence is MEGFGDRLAAAVTRVGNPVVVGLDPRWEELPDAIRSGRDADDNRARAEGYLSFCREIIDVVASRVAMVKPQVAFFEQLGPAGMQCLAKVIAHAHAAGLIVIADGKRNDIGSTAEAYADAWLGPQSAWQADALTISPYLGDDSLTPFVATATARGAGLFVLAKTSNPGGGQFQDLAVDGRTVYRRVADHIETLATAGAGSSGYGAVGAVVGATYPGQLAELREAMPHAWLLVPGYGSQGGTARDVAPAFDARGLGAVINNSRGIIFAHRRREYAERFTAAQWPEAVACATDDMIASLGAETSVGCLGR, encoded by the coding sequence ATGGAAGGTTTTGGCGATCGGTTGGCCGCTGCCGTCACGCGGGTTGGTAATCCGGTAGTTGTGGGACTCGACCCGCGCTGGGAAGAATTACCCGATGCAATCCGGAGCGGTCGGGACGCTGACGATAACCGCGCTCGGGCCGAGGGATATCTTTCCTTCTGCCGCGAGATTATCGACGTCGTGGCGAGCCGTGTCGCAATGGTCAAGCCGCAAGTCGCATTCTTCGAACAACTTGGACCGGCCGGCATGCAATGCCTGGCCAAGGTCATCGCACACGCGCACGCGGCGGGGCTGATCGTAATCGCCGACGGCAAACGAAACGACATCGGCTCAACGGCCGAAGCCTATGCCGATGCCTGGCTCGGCCCACAGAGCGCCTGGCAGGCAGACGCCTTGACGATCAGTCCCTATCTGGGGGACGACAGCCTCACCCCCTTCGTAGCCACAGCCACAGCGCGCGGCGCCGGTTTGTTCGTGCTAGCCAAGACGTCGAATCCGGGTGGTGGGCAGTTTCAGGATCTGGCTGTCGACGGTCGAACCGTTTACCGGCGCGTGGCCGATCATATCGAAACATTGGCGACGGCCGGCGCGGGCTCAAGTGGTTACGGCGCCGTGGGGGCAGTGGTCGGTGCGACCTATCCAGGGCAACTTGCCGAACTACGCGAGGCCATGCCGCACGCGTGGCTGTTGGTTCCCGGTTACGGCAGTCAAGGCGGCACGGCCCGGGACGTCGCACCGGCGTTTGACGCGCGCGGACTGGGCGCCGTCATCAATAACTCGCGCGGCATTATCTTCGCCCATCGTCGGCGCGAATACGCCGAACGGTTCACGGCGGCACAATGGCCCGAGGCCGTGGCATGCGCCACCGACGATATGATCGCCAGCCTGGGTGCCGAAACGTCTGTTGGATGCCTAGGCCGCTAA
- the ndk gene encoding nucleoside-diphosphate kinase, with protein sequence MERTLILLKPDCVQRRLMGRILGRFEDKGFNVIGMKMMRVTPELAKQHYAEHVSKPFFPALESFITGGPIVAAVIEGLEAIRVVREILGATSGLKAAAGTIRGDFSSSRQMNLVHASDGPEAAQREISLYFHPSEICAGDLTLTPWLRASDEG encoded by the coding sequence ATGGAACGAACCTTGATTCTGCTCAAACCTGACTGCGTCCAACGTCGCTTGATGGGGCGCATTCTCGGTCGCTTCGAGGATAAAGGCTTCAACGTCATCGGCATGAAAATGATGCGCGTTACGCCGGAATTGGCCAAGCAGCATTACGCCGAGCACGTCAGTAAGCCATTTTTCCCGGCCCTGGAAAGTTTCATCACCGGCGGACCGATCGTGGCGGCGGTCATTGAGGGTTTGGAGGCGATTCGCGTCGTGCGTGAGATCCTCGGCGCGACAAGCGGCCTGAAAGCAGCCGCCGGTACGATTCGTGGCGATTTCAGCTCCAGCCGGCAAATGAACCTGGTACATGCTTCGGACGGACCCGAAGCCGCGCAGCGCGAAATCAGCCTGTACTTTCATCCCAGCGAGATTTGCGCCGGCGATTTGACACTGACCCCTTGGCTGCGCGCAAGCGACGAAGGCTGA
- a CDS encoding DUF1559 domain-containing protein, translating to MRARYALPVVLGVILLLGGALFVGGCGKSTPIYRPGAEKDVDLTSGPPLPPKVPKPLDVSYIPADAVLAVVVDCKQLIESPNFLFINNEGPREILALDMGISLTDTEQVIVIGGLGKKLGEYFGATILRYKQPVDVQKYLHERSPEWEEVVEGDQKYFRPLESGIPCVFSATDRILVMGAEDTLKRMITTPKDAESPLLTTLRKSDDSAGALAVLEVAAIRPQINAFLAFTKLPAPFDKPPFDGVKQIPRNIEEAIAKFELAPFTTLKLSLRAKDEDAAIATDTLFANIIDKVTETIDEMTTAPEDASDRGAAAQAGAMQGLFGDFKTDLKHERDGVNLKLSYGGKSVQNQLVLLGPMAMGPIRKSWQQGWRDQSRENLQKIAAALIESASIKGAYPTPATYGPDGKPLLSWRVQLLPLLGQQALYDEFHLDEPWDSEHNKKLIPRMPRVYRTAGQPFDGKTLYVLPTGVGTLFEGQDGPKPDSIADGKDKTILLIEVHEGRGVEWTKPADHKFDRADATINLTHLAKPTFLAAFADGNAREIDAKKNGAILVGLFSPAGGEAIPDEY from the coding sequence TTGAGAGCGCGGTACGCCTTACCAGTTGTGCTTGGAGTTATTCTTCTTCTTGGTGGCGCCTTGTTCGTCGGCGGATGCGGTAAAAGTACGCCCATCTATCGGCCGGGCGCAGAGAAAGACGTCGATTTGACGTCAGGTCCACCGTTGCCGCCGAAGGTTCCCAAGCCCCTAGACGTCTCTTATATCCCGGCCGATGCCGTGCTGGCGGTAGTGGTCGATTGCAAGCAGCTCATTGAATCGCCGAATTTTTTGTTCATCAATAACGAAGGCCCGAGGGAAATACTCGCACTGGATATGGGGATCTCTCTCACCGATACCGAGCAGGTCATCGTGATTGGCGGACTCGGTAAGAAACTCGGTGAGTATTTCGGGGCAACAATTCTGCGGTACAAGCAGCCAGTCGACGTGCAGAAATATCTACACGAACGTAGTCCCGAATGGGAGGAGGTCGTTGAAGGCGACCAGAAGTATTTCCGCCCGCTCGAAAGTGGTATTCCCTGTGTCTTCTCCGCAACGGACCGAATCCTGGTGATGGGCGCCGAAGACACGTTGAAACGAATGATCACCACTCCCAAGGATGCGGAAAGCCCGCTGTTGACCACGCTGCGCAAGTCTGACGACTCGGCCGGTGCTCTAGCCGTTTTAGAAGTGGCCGCGATTCGCCCGCAGATCAACGCGTTTCTAGCGTTTACTAAGTTGCCGGCCCCCTTCGACAAGCCTCCGTTCGACGGAGTCAAGCAGATCCCCAGAAATATCGAAGAGGCGATCGCCAAATTCGAGTTGGCACCGTTTACGACACTCAAACTCAGTTTGCGCGCCAAAGACGAAGACGCCGCAATCGCCACGGATACTCTATTTGCGAACATTATCGACAAAGTCACTGAGACCATCGATGAAATGACCACCGCCCCGGAGGATGCGTCGGACCGCGGCGCCGCGGCGCAGGCGGGCGCCATGCAAGGGCTGTTCGGAGACTTTAAAACCGACCTCAAGCATGAACGTGACGGAGTCAATTTAAAGCTTAGCTATGGTGGCAAATCGGTGCAGAATCAACTGGTGTTGCTCGGTCCCATGGCCATGGGACCGATTAGAAAATCGTGGCAGCAGGGTTGGCGCGATCAGTCCCGTGAGAACCTTCAGAAGATTGCCGCGGCACTGATCGAATCGGCGAGCATTAAAGGTGCGTATCCTACTCCTGCGACGTATGGTCCCGATGGCAAGCCCCTGCTGAGTTGGCGCGTGCAACTGTTGCCGCTGTTAGGACAGCAGGCGTTGTACGACGAATTTCACCTCGACGAGCCTTGGGACAGCGAACACAACAAGAAGTTGATTCCACGCATGCCGCGGGTGTATCGGACGGCCGGGCAACCGTTTGACGGCAAAACGCTCTATGTCTTGCCAACCGGTGTTGGCACGCTCTTCGAAGGACAGGATGGTCCCAAGCCGGATTCAATTGCCGACGGAAAGGACAAGACGATCCTCCTGATCGAAGTGCATGAAGGACGTGGTGTCGAATGGACCAAGCCCGCCGATCATAAGTTCGATCGTGCCGACGCGACCATCAATTTGACGCACCTGGCCAAGCCCACCTTTCTCGCCGCTTTCGCCGATGGCAACGCGCGGGAGATCGACGCAAAGAAGAATGGCGCGATCCTTGTCGGCCTCTTTTCGCCCGCAGGGGGTGAAGCGATTCCCGACGAGTACTAA
- the mscL gene encoding large conductance mechanosensitive channel protein MscL: MGLLKEFREFAMRGNVVDMAVGIIIGGAFGKIVSSLVNDIVMPPFGLLLKDVPFKDLVISLNDFRLKAAAYAVDDAGGPVATINIGSFINTVLDFVIVAFVIFLVIRWMNRVLPTPVTTPPAAKKTCPYCQSSVPAAATRCPQCTSELPAA; encoded by the coding sequence ATGGGCCTGCTTAAAGAATTCCGCGAATTCGCCATGCGCGGCAACGTAGTCGACATGGCGGTGGGCATCATCATTGGCGGGGCATTCGGCAAGATCGTCTCGTCGCTAGTTAATGATATCGTGATGCCGCCGTTCGGCCTGCTCCTGAAGGATGTCCCCTTCAAAGACTTGGTCATCAGCCTAAACGATTTCCGTCTAAAGGCGGCGGCTTATGCAGTGGATGATGCAGGCGGCCCCGTCGCCACGATCAACATCGGGTCGTTTATCAACACGGTCCTCGATTTCGTCATCGTGGCCTTCGTGATCTTCCTGGTCATCCGCTGGATGAATCGTGTGCTCCCCACGCCGGTGACCACACCGCCGGCTGCGAAGAAGACCTGTCCCTATTGTCAGTCAAGCGTCCCGGCGGCCGCGACCCGCTGCCCGCAATGCACTTCGGAGTTACCCGCCGCGTAG
- a CDS encoding DUF1559 domain-containing protein — translation MKVSRRGMTLIELLVVIAIIGLLVGLILPAVQMAREAGRRAACLNNLKQIGLALHMYADRNGVFPPGYISRVVLPSREDGGPGWAWAAMLLPDVEQGSLNQQVNFTAALNSPAADSVRTVSLATFVCPSDSEFEPTIEIPAISDNSVICTMAASSYVGCIGTVRPTCRICRDSFDGMFGRNRAVSFAEVCDGTSNTMAIGERAFKWSSPALWGVIPGSELVDRLIVGRLAAGPGYVLGTTFKDGFNLEEIVDDPREDHSLAETFGSMHPGGANFAFCDGGVRFIKDSIDPAVMNAISTRCGTPYGGETIHSNPLD, via the coding sequence ATGAAAGTATCACGCCGGGGCATGACGCTCATTGAACTGTTGGTAGTGATCGCGATCATTGGCCTGCTTGTCGGCCTGATCCTGCCTGCCGTTCAAATGGCCCGCGAAGCCGGACGCCGCGCGGCATGTCTGAATAACCTGAAGCAAATTGGCCTGGCGCTGCACATGTACGCCGATCGCAATGGCGTCTTTCCGCCCGGCTATATATCGCGCGTCGTACTTCCCAGTCGCGAGGACGGTGGTCCCGGCTGGGCCTGGGCCGCGATGTTGCTGCCGGACGTCGAACAAGGCTCGCTCAACCAGCAGGTCAACTTCACGGCCGCGCTCAATAGCCCGGCAGCGGACTCAGTGCGGACGGTTTCATTGGCCACATTTGTTTGTCCGTCTGATTCAGAGTTCGAGCCGACGATCGAGATTCCCGCCATCTCGGACAACTCGGTGATCTGCACGATGGCAGCGTCGAGCTACGTCGGCTGCATCGGCACCGTCCGGCCTACGTGCCGGATCTGCCGTGACTCGTTCGACGGAATGTTTGGCCGCAACCGTGCGGTGAGCTTTGCCGAAGTCTGCGACGGCACCTCGAACACGATGGCCATCGGCGAACGAGCCTTTAAATGGTCCTCGCCAGCTCTGTGGGGTGTGATTCCAGGCTCGGAGCTTGTCGACCGTTTGATCGTTGGTCGCCTGGCCGCCGGTCCCGGCTACGTGCTCGGCACTACGTTCAAAGACGGCTTCAACCTCGAAGAGATTGTCGACGACCCGCGCGAAGATCATTCGCTTGCCGAAACCTTCGGCAGCATGCACCCGGGTGGCGCTAACTTCGCCTTCTGCGACGGCGGTGTGCGGTTCATCAAAGACTCGATCGATCCGGCCGTGATGAATGCCATTTCGACCCGCTGCGGTACGCCATACGGCGGTGAGACGATCCATTCCAACCCGCTGGATTGA
- a CDS encoding DUF1559 domain-containing protein produces the protein MNRREGFTLVELLVVIAIIGILIGMLLPAVQMAREAARGSQCKNNMRQLGLALINFEGARGCFPATDPPNGFSPQARLLPYVEQANLQNLLDFAQPAFTGAYNAQVPNPLFAATFAMPIPLLLCPTDPADVINTETTYNATYAGNNYMISTGSGTGILYDQRFTTDGITFYNSAVRYADVTDGSSNTVFMSEAIRSIGSDLTLAAGQTPGFPYQYTLNGSTGLTPGVGPGITMTGAPWTGPTINGMIANPNLTPVWPQFTGWRGAGSTAMRGRGTCWAAEGALNTQTNGYTPPNSRIPDVVMHHSGYFGPRSFHPGGANVLLGDGSVRFLNDTIDVVLHRNLHSRNGSEVLGAF, from the coding sequence ATGAATCGCCGAGAGGGTTTTACCCTGGTCGAGCTTCTGGTCGTGATTGCCATAATTGGCATTTTGATCGGGATGCTGCTGCCAGCCGTGCAAATGGCCCGCGAGGCTGCTCGCGGCAGCCAATGCAAGAACAATATGCGCCAACTGGGCCTGGCCTTGATCAACTTTGAAGGAGCTCGGGGCTGCTTCCCGGCAACCGATCCGCCGAACGGCTTCTCGCCGCAGGCGCGACTGTTGCCGTATGTCGAGCAAGCCAACTTGCAGAATCTACTCGATTTCGCCCAGCCCGCCTTTACGGGGGCGTACAACGCGCAGGTGCCGAATCCGCTGTTCGCGGCAACGTTTGCCATGCCCATCCCGCTTCTTTTATGCCCCACCGATCCGGCTGACGTCATCAACACGGAAACGACCTACAACGCCACGTACGCCGGCAACAATTACATGATCAGCACCGGCAGCGGCACGGGCATACTTTACGATCAGCGTTTCACGACCGATGGAATCACGTTTTACAATTCGGCCGTGCGCTATGCGGATGTCACTGATGGTAGCTCGAACACTGTGTTCATGAGCGAGGCCATTCGCAGCATCGGCAGCGACCTGACGCTCGCGGCCGGTCAGACGCCGGGTTTTCCCTACCAGTACACGCTCAATGGTTCTACCGGACTTACGCCCGGCGTAGGGCCTGGCATTACGATGACCGGCGCGCCGTGGACCGGTCCCACGATCAACGGCATGATCGCCAATCCCAATCTGACGCCCGTCTGGCCGCAGTTTACCGGCTGGCGTGGCGCCGGTAGCACGGCCATGCGCGGTCGCGGCACCTGCTGGGCGGCCGAGGGAGCGCTCAACACGCAAACCAACGGCTACACACCGCCCAATAGCCGAATTCCTGATGTCGTAATGCACCACTCTGGTTACTTTGGGCCACGCAGCTTTCATCCCGGCGGCGCGAATGTGCTACTGGGAGACGGTTCGGTGCGATTCTTGAACGACACGATTGACGTCGTTCTGCATCGCAATTTGCACAGCCGCAACGGCAGCGAAGTCTTGGGCGCCTTTTGA
- a CDS encoding PepSY domain-containing protein produces MPDKTDRSWPDYRAVWRWHFYASLFCIPFVIILSISGTIYLFKPQIETWLDAPYDHLQVEGATPSAADQIAAALSAVPGARFGNYELPTASDNAVRVIVRRDGEAVRVYVHPSSLEVLHTVPEDERFMRYVFRLHGELLSGDRGSMIVELAASWTIVLIVTGIYLWWPRQAKGWGGVLYPRLKSGSRIFWRDLHSVTGIWISSMALFLLLSGLPWAKSWGNYLKAARRLTGTAVAQQDWTVGSGRAKDGGGQGGHGEHGGHGGRRVQAEGADKTEGNQVPIDFAAVDRIVATVRPLELAPPVMIAPAGKGSGDWTAKSLAGNRTHRVNLVLEGATGAIKNREDFSDRHLIDRIVGTGIAAHEGQLFGLANQLLGLVTTCGLILVCASGLIMWWRRREPGALGAPKALSSPRFSLGLFVLVVALAIYLPLFGASLLGVLVIEKTLLARIPALRDWWGLSRPA; encoded by the coding sequence ATGCCAGACAAAACTGATAGATCGTGGCCCGATTATCGGGCCGTATGGCGCTGGCACTTTTACGCCAGCCTGTTCTGCATTCCGTTCGTGATAATCCTGTCGATAAGTGGCACCATTTATTTGTTCAAGCCGCAGATCGAGACCTGGCTGGATGCGCCCTACGACCATCTGCAGGTCGAGGGCGCCACGCCTAGCGCTGCGGATCAAATCGCGGCCGCCTTGTCGGCGGTACCCGGCGCGAGGTTCGGCAATTACGAGTTGCCTACCGCTTCCGATAACGCTGTGCGCGTGATCGTACGGCGCGACGGCGAGGCGGTACGCGTTTATGTGCATCCGTCATCACTGGAAGTACTGCACACCGTGCCCGAGGACGAGCGGTTTATGCGGTACGTGTTTCGCTTGCACGGCGAATTGCTGTCGGGCGATCGCGGCTCGATGATCGTCGAACTGGCCGCCTCGTGGACGATTGTGCTGATCGTGACGGGAATCTATTTGTGGTGGCCGCGGCAGGCGAAAGGCTGGGGCGGTGTGCTTTATCCGCGATTAAAGTCCGGCTCTCGCATCTTCTGGCGCGATTTGCATAGCGTTACCGGCATCTGGATATCGAGCATGGCTTTGTTTTTGCTTCTCAGCGGTTTGCCCTGGGCGAAATCGTGGGGAAATTACCTGAAGGCCGCGCGAAGGCTGACGGGGACCGCTGTCGCGCAGCAAGATTGGACTGTCGGCAGCGGCCGTGCGAAAGATGGGGGAGGGCAGGGGGGGCACGGCGAGCACGGCGGACATGGCGGTCGTCGCGTCCAAGCAGAGGGGGCAGACAAAACCGAGGGGAATCAAGTACCGATCGACTTTGCAGCGGTCGATCGCATTGTCGCCACGGTCCGTCCGCTCGAATTGGCGCCGCCGGTAATGATAGCGCCTGCGGGAAAAGGCTCGGGCGATTGGACCGCGAAATCGTTGGCAGGCAATCGCACGCACCGTGTCAATCTCGTGCTGGAAGGCGCGACCGGCGCGATAAAAAATCGCGAGGACTTCAGCGACCGGCATCTGATCGATCGCATCGTCGGAACAGGTATCGCGGCACATGAGGGACAATTGTTCGGGCTGGCAAATCAATTGCTGGGACTGGTAACAACTTGCGGTCTGATCCTGGTTTGTGCGAGCGGCCTGATTATGTGGTGGCGTCGCCGCGAACCTGGCGCACTTGGCGCGCCGAAGGCATTGTCATCGCCGCGGTTTTCGCTGGGGCTTTTTGTGCTTGTCGTGGCGCTGGCGATTTATCTTCCGCTTTTCGGTGCGTCTTTGTTGGGGGTACTTGTGATTGAAAAGACGCTGCTGGCGCGAATCCCGGCACTGCGCGATTGGTGGGGACTTTCCCGCCCCGCTTAA
- the pncA gene encoding bifunctional nicotinamidase/pyrazinamidase, translating to MLDRALVIVDVQNDFLPGGSLPVPYGDEVIDVANRAACYFREVVATQDWHPQNHVSFAVNHPGQNVGDVIKLAGGVQTLWPVHCVQDTWGAALASGLDVRSITHLVHKGTYPDVDSYSAFFDNAKEDRRTTGLGAYLRSVCAKDLYFLGLATNFCVAASARDALDLGFKVSILVDGCRGIDVTPDSATTLSELCQRGARLLTIEDLSAWPAD from the coding sequence GTGCTTGACCGTGCGCTGGTGATCGTTGACGTGCAGAATGACTTCTTGCCGGGCGGCAGTCTTCCCGTGCCGTACGGCGATGAGGTTATCGACGTTGCGAATCGTGCTGCGTGCTATTTCCGGGAAGTCGTCGCGACGCAAGACTGGCATCCCCAGAATCATGTCAGCTTCGCGGTCAATCATCCGGGCCAAAATGTCGGAGACGTGATCAAACTAGCGGGGGGTGTGCAAACGCTCTGGCCCGTCCATTGCGTGCAGGATACGTGGGGCGCGGCTCTGGCCAGCGGGCTCGACGTACGAAGCATCACGCATTTAGTTCACAAGGGCACATATCCCGACGTCGATAGTTACAGCGCGTTCTTCGATAACGCAAAAGAGGATCGCCGTACGACGGGTTTGGGGGCATACCTGCGATCGGTTTGCGCGAAGGATCTCTATTTTCTTGGCCTCGCAACGAACTTTTGCGTGGCTGCCAGCGCGCGGGACGCTTTGGACCTGGGCTTCAAAGTTTCGATTCTGGTCGATGGTTGCCGGGGAATCGACGTAACTCCGGATAGTGCCACAACGCTTTCCGAGCTATGCCAACGCGGGGCGAGACTTCTTACAATCGAGGATTTATCCGCCTGGCCTGCTGACTAA